Proteins encoded together in one bacterium window:
- a CDS encoding tetratricopeptide repeat protein, which produces MISKLQNKTDYIFSIATLLLPLVVGMLFIKAGIGSPHDASRIATIQSIVEQHSLCIDKSILPLAVDIIKIDGKTYSDKPPMLAILGSGIYFIFYHILHLNLTEHFKLIYYWLTFFLSVVPLGITCFLLNKLFEQQGITFNLRLVLFLSAWLGTLMLPFSGTLTNHLAAAGTATLSLYLLIQSYVQVQHSHWRTFWLGFFSAMTFTLDLPAGGLVLISFSLIYFWRNHRVQDYLYFGLGIGIPLLTHFTVNYALTGDLVPAYLHTEYYQYPGSVLVSEIGKKRLFGKTIAGQYWHMLFGYRGILLFSPILLFGIADCLKVFIKKYWINDTFFNYLRLSSLTIFFGTLTAYAIQISDFGGTSYGLRWIITSIPLLLYFVGLNANEIIRRVKKIIGVLCLVWSILISFIGVYNPWSLNIISPIPFIDNLAYLTLDYFPQHARFVEIILDKTSLEKGLAYYELGKYFLNRNLPEKAIPYYEQSIKYAPHHTLTYYHLGIALDQVGKPSEAIPIYEKLLLAEPDNIGALNNFGISLIKAGEFTRAETIYRRSISLDSTRAIAHFGLAVSLFEQNKFTEAAKEAAITLQIQPDFLPAKKLLSDIQNLVHQSD; this is translated from the coding sequence ATGATATCAAAACTACAAAATAAGACTGATTATATTTTCTCAATAGCAACGTTACTTCTTCCACTTGTCGTTGGTATGCTGTTCATCAAAGCTGGTATCGGCTCGCCGCATGATGCTTCTCGAATCGCAACAATCCAGAGTATCGTTGAACAACATTCGTTATGCATCGATAAATCGATTCTTCCATTAGCTGTTGATATTATCAAAATTGATGGTAAAACATACTCGGATAAACCGCCGATGTTAGCCATTCTCGGTAGCGGAATATATTTTATTTTCTACCATATATTGCATTTGAATTTAACAGAACATTTTAAACTCATCTATTATTGGCTAACCTTTTTTTTATCCGTTGTTCCTCTAGGAATAACCTGTTTTCTATTAAACAAATTATTTGAACAGCAAGGGATAACCTTCAATCTTCGTCTCGTTTTATTCCTATCAGCTTGGCTTGGAACACTTATGTTACCGTTTAGTGGAACCTTGACCAACCATCTGGCAGCGGCAGGAACAGCGACGCTATCGCTTTATTTACTGATACAATCATATGTTCAGGTACAGCATTCTCATTGGCGAACGTTCTGGCTCGGATTCTTTTCCGCAATGACTTTCACGCTGGATTTACCTGCTGGCGGATTAGTGTTAATTTCGTTTAGTTTGATTTATTTTTGGCGGAATCATCGAGTGCAGGATTATCTCTATTTTGGTTTAGGGATTGGTATTCCTTTACTAACACATTTTACGGTGAATTACGCATTGACCGGCGATCTCGTTCCCGCATATCTACATACGGAATATTATCAATACCCCGGTTCAGTTTTGGTTTCCGAAATCGGTAAGAAACGTTTATTTGGTAAAACTATCGCAGGTCAGTATTGGCACATGCTGTTCGGCTATCGCGGGATATTACTATTTTCGCCAATATTGCTTTTTGGCATTGCCGATTGCCTTAAAGTATTTATAAAAAAATATTGGATTAACGATACATTTTTCAATTATCTACGGTTATCGAGTTTAACCATATTTTTCGGCACTTTAACAGCATACGCAATTCAGATTAGCGATTTCGGCGGAACAAGCTACGGTCTTCGCTGGATTATTACTTCAATTCCGCTATTACTTTATTTTGTAGGATTGAATGCAAACGAAATTATTCGTCGCGTAAAAAAAATTATTGGGGTTCTCTGTTTGGTCTGGTCAATATTAATTTCATTCATCGGCGTATATAATCCGTGGAGTTTAAATATTATCAGTCCAATTCCTTTTATTGATAATTTAGCATATTTAACCCTTGATTATTTCCCGCAACACGCTCGGTTCGTTGAAATAATCTTAGATAAAACTTCTTTAGAAAAAGGATTAGCATATTATGAACTCGGAAAATACTTTTTGAATCGTAATCTACCAGAAAAAGCAATTCCGTACTATGAACAGTCAATCAAATATGCTCCGCACCACACCCTAACCTATTATCACCTGGGTATAGCGCTTGACCAGGTCGGAAAACCAAGTGAAGCTATCCCGATTTATGAAAAACTGCTTCTCGCTGAACCGGATAATATCGGTGCGCTAAATAATTTCGGTATCTCATTGATAAAAGCAGGTGAGTTCACCCGAGCAGAAACGATTTATCGTCGGTCGATTTCATTAGATTCAACTCGGGCGATTGCGCATTTTGGGTTAGCGGTCTCGTTGTTTGAACAGAATAAATTCACTGAAGCAGCTAAAGAAGCTGCTATTACTCTGCAAATCCAACCGGATTTTCTACCAGCAAAAAAGTTACTTAGCGATATCCAAAATCTCGTTCATCAGTCAGATTAA